Proteins encoded within one genomic window of Anastrepha ludens isolate Willacy chromosome 4, idAnaLude1.1, whole genome shotgun sequence:
- the LOC128861112 gene encoding phosducin-like protein gives MATLEDKLMGEKLEYYCSSSEGEDNDGDDAGSNKRGTGGSKQGAAGYTDPNVCPPAPGEGYRSQVSTNTGPKGVVQDWQRFKQLQAEKRGESERQRIELAKKLTMTTATAMEDEERKRQEEIDAELDELMSEEFLQQYQKQRMAEMLQQCGHVKQFGKVANLTTHDEFLNFVEKENKHTTVIIHIYDKNLSACSTLNRCLDTLATEYPAIKFGKICSSIAGMSRDFRSKGLPALLVYKAQALIGNFVRVTDDLSDDFFPSDVESFLIENGILVDKTLYN, from the coding sequence atggcAACTTTAGAAGACAAGTTAATGGGTGAAAAATTAGAGTATTATTGCAGCAGTAGTGAAGGTGAGGacaatgatggtgatgatgctGGCAGCAATAAAAGGGGCACAGGCGGAAGTAAACAAGGGGCTGCTGGTTACACCGACCCCAACGTATGTCCTCCAGCACCGGGAGAAGGATACCGTTCTCAGGTTTCTACTAACACTGGACCTAAGGGTGTTGTACAGGATTGGCAACGTTTTAAGCAACTTCAAGCAGAGAAGCGCGGAGAATCTGAACGCCAGCGTATAGAATTGGCCAAAAAGCTGACCATGACGACTGCAACTGCCATGGAAGATGAAGAGCGAAAACGGCAAGAGGAAATCGATGCTGAATTAGATGAACTCATGAGCGAAGAATtcttacaacaatatcaaaaaCAGCGTATGGCTGAAATGTTGCAACAATGTGGTCATGTAAAGCAATTTGGAAAAGTTGCTAATTTAACAACTCACgatgaatttttaaactttgttgAAAAAGAGAACAAACACACCACCGTCATAATACATATTTACGATAAGAACTTAAGCGCTTGCTCGACTCTGAATCGTTGCCTTGATACGCTAGCGACTGAATATCCGGCCATAAAATTTGGCAAAATATGTAGTTCTATTGCTGGAATGAGTCGCGATTTCCGCTCTAAGGGACTGCCTGCTTTGCTAGTGTACAAAGCACAGGCACTAATTGGAAATTTTGTTCGAGTCACTGACGATTTATCAGATGATTTCTTCCCATCGGATGTGGAAAGCTTTCTGATCGAAAATGGCATATTAGTCGACAAAACACtgtataattaa
- the LOC128861115 gene encoding uncharacterized protein LOC128861115, whose product MNATSRTGLIPAKRRNFLIKEKPKKFTEDLPLKFEAMPMALSLRPFGGLYNPFAKGCSVLCNHPAPSDLKDIISQMKTSLTVDGKSVHFPKDKNVGTPINEHDNIPEDLVRRYTGTDSRPLTPTPTVTSAHTRNSTSSFLNNRRCITPELGKNEIIKRKKIILDLRRTHSQETLYWKPSSDMSQSITDTGGVKPKSAGANEERKNKHQRSEDQRPNTSLGNAPISDDTKELIGVEIKKVQTCINEQHIDDGDIRRGKKRKKIRPATTTTTTFHLSEDPETQVAALGPDSLNPSTRPSLIPNSASLLPGKEKRDSEQILLKGSFLTDEAFQALKTELDIDVIENTFDKYLNRALREAIKYLPEKKPKPIKKVLEENENPSFVSQSKMPRKLSKSAARFDVPLDPKLLEDMTVLEYLSQYVWVSSQRKQLFKRVFLQYLTTELIETEEAADVNLLKSNGNVDEDSLPVLNEYVERKIPMNCIAKALEDVLEFYGTEKNISEMLRLLDYEKETSSKEINFRTWCGIVSFAERLALENPSGSDSCDELEKVDFGSLEERLENFDIQENLLEVFRIIRSTHNVKN is encoded by the exons ATGAATGCAACTAGCAGAACTGGCTTAATACCAGCTAAGAGAagaaatttcttaataaaagaaaag CCAAAGAAATTCACTGAGGATTTACCACTGAAATTTGAAGCTATGCCAATGGCTCTATCGTTACGACCATTTGGTGGCCTATATAACCCCTTTGCTAAGGGCTGTTCGGTACTATGCAACCATCCAGCGCCGTCAGACTTAAAAGATATTATAAGCCAAATGAAAACTTCGCTG acagTGGATGGAAAAAGTGTGCACTTCCCAAAAGATAAAAACGTTGGCACACCCATCAATGAGCATGATAATATACCCGAAGACCTTGTCCGACGTTACACTGGCACCGACTCACGTCCCCTTACACCAACTCCAACCGTAACCAGTGCGCATACACGGAATAGCACAAGTTCCTTTTTGAACAATCGACGCTGCATAACACCTGAGTTGGGTAAAAATGAAATCATCaaacggaaaaaaattattttggattTACGACGCACACACTCTCAAGAGACACTATACTGGAAGCCATCGTCGGATATGTCACAAAGTATTACGGATACGGGTGGCGTCAAACCTAAAAGTGCTGGCGCCAATGAGGAGAGAAAAAATAAGCACCAACGTTCCGAAGATCAGCGGCCTAATACTTCATTAGGCAATGCACCAATTAGCGATGATACTAAAGAATTGATAGGGGTGGAAATAAAGAAAGTACAAACTTGTATTAATGAGCAGCATATCGACGACGGGGATATACGACGGGGcaagaaacgaaaaaagataAGACCGGCAACTA CTACAACAACTACATTCCATCTGAGCGAAGATCCAGAAACACAAGTAGCTGCACTTGGCCCGGACTCCCTTAATCCAAGTACACGTCCTAGTCTTATACCGAATTCAGCTAGTTTGCTACCAGGCAAAGAAAAACGAGACAGCGAACAAATACTATTGAAAGGCAGCTTCCTCACAGATGAGGCATTTCAAGCATTGAAAACTGAGCTGGATATTGATGTAATTGAAAACACCTTTGATAAATAC TTGAATAGAGCTTTGCGCGAAGCAATTAAGTATCTGCCTGAAAAGAAGCCAAAGCCGATCAagaaagttttagaagaaaatgaaaatccTTCATTCGTATCTCAGTCAAAAATGCCACGTAAATTGTCAAAGTCTGCAGCAAGATTTGATGTTCCATTAGATCCCAAATTACTAGAAG ATATGACTGTGTTAGAATACCTTAGCCAATATGTGTGGGTCTCCAGTCAACGAAAGCAGCTGTTTAAGcgcgtttttcttcaatatttgaCGACTGAATTAATTGAAACCGAAGAGGCCGCAGATGTAAATCTATTAAAAAGCAATGGAAATGTCGATGAAGACTCCTTACCTGTACTGAATGAGTATGTGGAACGTAAAATTCCCATGAACTGTATAGCCAAAGCACTTGAGGATGTTTTGGAATTTTATGGTACTGAGAAAAATATATCGGAAATGTTACGCTTATTAGACTATGAGAAGGAGACGTCGTCGAAAGAAATCAATTTTCGTACTTGGTGTGGTATTGTATCATTTGCTGAACGATTGGCGCTGGAGAACCCGAGTGGTTCGGATTCATGTGATGAG TTGGAAAAAGTGGACTTTGGTAGCCTAGAAGAGAGATTGGAAAATTTCGATATACAAGAAAATTTATTGGAAGTTTTCAGAATAATTCGTTCAACACATAACGTAAAAAATTGA